The DNA sequence GAATTTATGCAATGCTCGGCGGTGAAAAAGTTCTTGAAAAATATTTAAAAACAGGCCCAGAAATAGCACTTTATAACAATAAATTATCCATTAGAAGTGTTAAATTATTCATCGATGGAGCACTCGGTTCAAAAGGAGCAGCTCTTTTTGAACCTTACAACGATGACCCTGGAAATTATGGGCTGTTGATGACAAGCGAAGAAAAGCTTTTTGAAATAACCAAAAAGGCAGTTGAAAACGGATTCCAGGTTTGCGTTCACGCTATTGGAGATAAAGGAAACCATATTACCCTGAATGTTTATGAAAAGGTATTGAAAGAAATCAATGGAAAAGATTGTAGATTAAGAATTGAACATGCCCAGGTTTTACTTCTATCTGATATACCCAGATTTTCAATATTAAAGGTTATACCATCGATGCAGCCAACTCATGCTACTTCAGATATGTACTGGGCGGAGAAAAGATTGGGAGAGAAGAGAGCAAAGGGCGCCTATGCCTGGCGTTCCCTTTTAAGGACCGGGGCAAGGATTGCTGCTGGTTCTGATTTTCCTGTTGAAGACCCCAATCCTTTATGGGGATTTTATGCTGCGATCACAAGGCAGGACCATAATGAGTGGCCTCGAGGAGGTTGGCATCCTGAAGAGAAGATGACAAGGGAAGAGGCTCTGAGAGCTTTTACGATTGATGCCGCATATGCATCATTTGAAGAAGATATTAAAGGCTCTTTAGAAAAAGGAAAATTGGCTGATGTGGTTGTTCTTTCAAAAGACATCATGCTTATTCCTCCAGAAGAAATTTTAAAAACAGAAGTTATAATGACAATAATAGGAGGAGAGATAGTTTACTCAAGGAATTAAAATCTTACTTTTTCCAGTTCAATTATTTTTTCTGCGAATTCCCGAAGCTTCTTATCAACCATATAGTTTACGGTTCCTTCCGGAAAACTTCCATCTTCTTTTCTTTCGCCAGCTTCAACTCCTGTTAGAATTTCAATTCCTTCATCGATTGACTTAATAGGGTATACATGAAACTTTCGTTTTTCCACAGCTTCGACTGCTTCTTTATTCAGCATCAAATCTTCCACATTCTGGTATGGAATAATGACTCCCTGAGTTCCTGTAAGGCCCTTTGCTTTACAGACTTTATAAAAACCCTCGATTTTTTCGTTAACACCACCAATGGGTTGAATTTCTCCCTTTTGATTTACAGACCCTGTAACCGCAATGTCCTGTCTTAATGGTAATCCTGAAAGGGATGAGAGAATTGCATAGACTTCAGTTGAAGAAGCAGAATCACCATCGATTTCACTGTAGGATTGTTCAAAGCAAAGTGTTGCATCCATAGCAAGAGGTTTGTCCTGGGCATATTTTCCCTTTATATAACCAGCAAGGATTAAAACACCCTTATTATGGGCTTTTCCACTTAACTCAGCCTCTCTTTCAATATTAATAACACCTGTTTTTCCAATGGAAGTTCGCGCTGATATTCTTGTTGGTTTTCCGAATGTATATTCTCCAAGATGGAAAATTGAAAGGCCATTTACCTGTCCCACAACTTTTCCTTCTGTATCTATCATGATAAGTCCTTCTTCGATCATTTCCTGAATTTTTTCTTCTGTTAATGAAACTCTTTTTCTCCATTCTTCAATTGCTTTTTCAACAGAAAAGGCATCCACCTTTTGTTTTCCATCCTTTTTAGCCCAGTAATTGGATTCTCTTATTAAATCTGCAACCACATTAAACCTTGTGCTGAGCTTATTTTTTCTTCCTGCCAGTTTAACTCCAAATTCAGTAACTGCAGCTACAGCTTCTTTTTCAAAAGGAAGAAGATTTTCTTCTTTACAAATCATATTTATAAAAGAATTATACTGGGTAATATTTTCCGGTGTATTTTTCATTACTGTATCGAAATCAGCTCTAATCTTAAATATTTTTCTGAAT is a window from the Acidobacteriota bacterium genome containing:
- a CDS encoding amidohydrolase, with the translated sequence MGKINFYFIFAIFIIVFLTMNLKISSQEERMVADLALTNGNVITMDCKIPLAQAIAIKGERILFVGSNFDIRAYIGKQTKIIDLEGKTIIPGLIDSHVHFIGLGERLRSLNFVGTKSIDEIVEIIKKNLNKYKPGEWILGGGWDHEDWEKKEFPTHGEISEVAPDNPVYLTRVDGHAGWANKRAMEIAKITREIKDPAGGKIIRDSYGNPTGVFIDEAQDLITRHIPERSFEWRKESAKVAQQKCLELGLTGVHDAGVSEETIKIYKELADENLLKIRIYAMLGGEKVLEKYLKTGPEIALYNNKLSIRSVKLFIDGALGSKGAALFEPYNDDPGNYGLLMTSEEKLFEITKKAVENGFQVCVHAIGDKGNHITLNVYEKVLKEINGKDCRLRIEHAQVLLLSDIPRFSILKVIPSMQPTHATSDMYWAEKRLGEKRAKGAYAWRSLLRTGARIAAGSDFPVEDPNPLWGFYAAITRQDHNEWPRGGWHPEEKMTREEALRAFTIDAAYASFEEDIKGSLEKGKLADVVVLSKDIMLIPPEEILKTEVIMTIIGGEIVYSRN